A genomic window from Melanotaenia boesemani isolate fMelBoe1 chromosome 15, fMelBoe1.pri, whole genome shotgun sequence includes:
- the mark4a gene encoding MAP/microtubule affinity-regulating kinase 4 isoform X5, with protein MSSRSALPSGNDRSTGEHHVSLGASRADKATSQSSRSLGARCRNSIPSCSDEQPHIGNYRLLKTIGKGNFAKVKLARHILTGREVAIKIIDKTQLNPTSLQKLFREVRIMKGLNHPNIVQLFEVIETDKTLYLVMEYASGGEVFDYLVSHGRMKEVEARAKFRQIVSAVHYCHMKNIVHRDLKAENLLLDADANIKIADFGFSNEFTLGNKLDTFCGSPPYAAPELFQGKKYDGPEVDVWSLGVILYTLVSGSLPFDGQNLKELRERVLRGKYRVPFYMSTDCEGILRRFLVLNPTKRCTLEQVMKDKWINTGYEGEELKPHIEPVEDYSDPARIEVMVGMGFTPEEIKDSLLNQKYNEVTATYLLLGRKGDESSDARTASSLSLARVRPSPITNGTNKHSSATGSSSSSTSSSHSKTQRSTSTYHRQRRHSDFCGPSMPVMHPKRSPTSTGDRELREGRMPSRKASCSVMGSHSLPPSSPMVSSANNPNKSEIPDRRKDMTATTNNIPGSTMTRRNTYVCTDRSGADRHSLLQNGKDNSSLGHRMPAASPSTLSMAGAGAASSSSSSDRCRLTRGSTIRSTFHGGQLRDRGPPVYSAPPTSPTLSHHEPSPLPHARTRATSNLFTKLTSKLTRRVNLDPSKRQGSNKSVSGCTLPQGSKTVRSQMNLRESGDLRSQVEQSQLRVSSFLCSCHLPGYQKTSEPRAVGRGWNLRGGGRRDPAEVVMALREAALGCGCQVHHSGPFLLSCTHGVAGGRVAFEAEVCHLSTGTSETSNGVRYTRLWGAPLAFRDIATQISKDLEL; from the exons aTGTCTTCTCGATCTGCATTACCGTCTGGAAACGACAGGAGCACAGGAGAACAT cATGTGTCACTGGGGGCCAGTCGTGCAGACAAGGCCACCAGCCAGTCCAGCCGCTCTTTGGGGGCCCGGTGCAGGAACTCCATCCCCTCCTGCTCTGATGAGCAGCCACACATCGGCAACTACCGTCTGCTCAAGACTATCGGCAAGGGAAACTTTGCCAAGGTCAAGCTGGCCCGCCACATCCTGACGGGCAGGGAG GTTGCAATAAAAATCATTGACAAAACTCAGTTGAACCCAACCAGCCTACAAAAG CTTTTTCGGGAGGTACGAATAATGAAAGGTTTAAATCACCCTAACATAG TGCAGCTGTTCGAGGTGATTGAGACTGATAAAACCCTTTATCTGGTCATGGAGTATGCCAGTGGAG GTGAAGTGTTTGACTACCTCGTGTCACATGGGAGAATGAAGGAGGTTGAAGCCAGAGCCAAATTTCGACAG ATTGTCTCTGCTGTCCACTACTGCCACATGAAGAACATTGTCCACAGAGATTTGAAG GCGGAGAACCTTCTGCTGGATGCCGACGCAAACATCAAGATTGCCGATTTTGGCTTCAGCAATGAGTTCACGCTGGGGAACAAGCTGGACACGTTCTGTGGCTCGCCGCCCTATGCTGCACCCGAGCTTTTCCAGGGAAAGAAGTACGACGGGCCAGAGGTGGATGTCTGGAGTCTGGGAGTCATCCTCTATACTCTGGTCAGCGGTTCGCTGCCCTTTGATGGGCAGAACCTGAAG GAGCTGCGGGAGCGTGTGCTGAGGGGAAAGTACCGCGTGCCCTTCTACATGTCCACCGACTGTGAGGGCATCCTTCGCCGATTCCTGGTGCTCAATCCCACCAAACGCTGCACCCTCGAG CAAGTCATGAAGGACAAGTGGATAAATACAGGGTATGAGGGGGAGGAGCTAAAGCCCCATATAGAACCTGTTGAGGACTACAGCGACCCAGCTCGTATAG AGGTGATGGTCGGGATGGGCTTCACTCCAGAGGAAATCAAAGACTCTCTGCTCAATCAGAAATACAATGAGGTCACCGCCACCTACTTACTGCTGGGCCGAAAAGGGGAT GAGAGCAGTGATGCTCGCACTGCTAGTAGCCTGTCCCTGGCGAGGGTACGACCCAGCCCCATCACTAACGGGACCAACAAGCACTCCTCAGCCACcggctcctcctcttcctccacctcctcctcgcATAGCAAGACCCAGCGCAGTACCTCCACCTACCACAGGCAGCGACGACACAGCGACTTCT GCGGCCCTTCCATGCCCGTCATGCACCCCAAGAGGAGCCCCACCAGCACGGGCGACCGGGAGCTACGGGAGGGCCGGATGCCTTCGCGTAAAGCCAGCTGCAGTGTGATGGGGAGCCACAGCCTCCCTCCGTCCAGCCCGATGGTTAGCAGTGCCAACAATCCCAACAAGTCGGAGATCCCGGATCGCCGCAAAGACATGACTGCCACCACG AATAACATCCCTGGAAGCACCATGACACGCCGGAATACATACGTGTGCACGGATCGCTCAGGCGCTGACAGACACTCGCTTCTGCAGAATGGCAAAGACAACAG CTCCCTGGGCCACCGCATGCCCGCAGCTTCCCCCTCCACGCTCAGCATGGCTGGAGCCGGAgccgcctcctcctcttcctcttcggATCGATGTCGCCTCACCCGTGGTTCCACAATCCGCAGCACCTTCCATGGTGGACAACTAAGGGATCGCGGCCCACCGGTCTACTCCGCCCCACCCACATCGCCGACCCTGTCCCACCATGAACCCAGCCCGCTGCCCCACGCCCGCACCAGGGCAACCTCCAACCTGTTCACCAAGCTGACCTCGAAACTCACTCGCAG GGTCAACCTTGACCCATCCAAGCGCCAGGGCTCAAACAAATCAGTCTCGGGTTGTACTCTTCCACAAGGATCAAAAACAGTTA GGTCACAAATGAATCTGAGGGAATCAGGAGATTTGCGGTCACAAG TAGAGCAGTCACAGCTGAGAGTCTCTTCCTTCCTCTGTAGTTGCCATCTACCTGGGTATCAAAAAACGTCCGAGCCCCGGGCCGTCGGACGTGGCTGGAATCTGAGAGGTGGTGGTCGGCGGGACCCTGCGGAGGTGGTAATGGCTCTGCGGGAGGCAGCACTCGGATGTGGCTGCCAGGTCCACCATTCCGGCCCCTTTCTGCTCTCCTGCACCCACGGCGTGGCAGGGGGCCGCGTGGCTTTCGAGGCCGAGGTGTGCCATCTTTCCACAGGCACCTCCGAGACTTCTAACGGGGTGCGCTACACGCGACTGTGGGGGGCACCGCTAGCTTTTCGGGACATTGCCACCCAAATCTCTAAGGACCTTGAACTTTGA
- the mark4a gene encoding MAP/microtubule affinity-regulating kinase 4 isoform X2 — translation MSSRSALPSGNDRSTGEHHVSLGASRADKATSQSSRSLGARCRNSIPSCSDEQPHIGNYRLLKTIGKGNFAKVKLARHILTGREVAIKIIDKTQLNPTSLQKLFREVRIMKGLNHPNIVQLFEVIETDKTLYLVMEYASGGEVFDYLVSHGRMKEVEARAKFRQIVSAVHYCHMKNIVHRDLKAENLLLDADANIKIADFGFSNEFTLGNKLDTFCGSPPYAAPELFQGKKYDGPEVDVWSLGVILYTLVSGSLPFDGQNLKELRERVLRGKYRVPFYMSTDCEGILRRFLVLNPTKRCTLEQVMKDKWINTGYEGEELKPHIEPVEDYSDPARIEVMVGMGFTPEEIKDSLLNQKYNEVTATYLLLGRKGDESSDARTASSLSLARVRPSPITNGTNKHSSATGSSSSSTSSSHSKTQRSTSTYHRQRRHSDFCGPSMPVMHPKRSPTSTGDRELREGRMPSRKASCSVMGSHSLPPSSPMVSSANNPNKSEIPDRRKDMTATTNNIPGSTMTRRNTYVCTDRSGADRHSLLQNGKDNSSLGHRMPAASPSTLSMAGAGAASSSSSSDRCRLTRGSTIRSTFHGGQLRDRGPPVYSAPPTSPTLSHHEPSPLPHARTRATSNLFTKLTSKLTRRVTNESEGIRRFAVTSCHLPGYQKTSEPRAVGRGWNLRGGGRRDPAEVVMALREAALGCGCQVHHSGPFLLSCTHGVAGGRVAFEAEVCHLSTGTSETSNGVRYTRLWGAPLAFRDIATQISKDLEL, via the exons aTGTCTTCTCGATCTGCATTACCGTCTGGAAACGACAGGAGCACAGGAGAACAT cATGTGTCACTGGGGGCCAGTCGTGCAGACAAGGCCACCAGCCAGTCCAGCCGCTCTTTGGGGGCCCGGTGCAGGAACTCCATCCCCTCCTGCTCTGATGAGCAGCCACACATCGGCAACTACCGTCTGCTCAAGACTATCGGCAAGGGAAACTTTGCCAAGGTCAAGCTGGCCCGCCACATCCTGACGGGCAGGGAG GTTGCAATAAAAATCATTGACAAAACTCAGTTGAACCCAACCAGCCTACAAAAG CTTTTTCGGGAGGTACGAATAATGAAAGGTTTAAATCACCCTAACATAG TGCAGCTGTTCGAGGTGATTGAGACTGATAAAACCCTTTATCTGGTCATGGAGTATGCCAGTGGAG GTGAAGTGTTTGACTACCTCGTGTCACATGGGAGAATGAAGGAGGTTGAAGCCAGAGCCAAATTTCGACAG ATTGTCTCTGCTGTCCACTACTGCCACATGAAGAACATTGTCCACAGAGATTTGAAG GCGGAGAACCTTCTGCTGGATGCCGACGCAAACATCAAGATTGCCGATTTTGGCTTCAGCAATGAGTTCACGCTGGGGAACAAGCTGGACACGTTCTGTGGCTCGCCGCCCTATGCTGCACCCGAGCTTTTCCAGGGAAAGAAGTACGACGGGCCAGAGGTGGATGTCTGGAGTCTGGGAGTCATCCTCTATACTCTGGTCAGCGGTTCGCTGCCCTTTGATGGGCAGAACCTGAAG GAGCTGCGGGAGCGTGTGCTGAGGGGAAAGTACCGCGTGCCCTTCTACATGTCCACCGACTGTGAGGGCATCCTTCGCCGATTCCTGGTGCTCAATCCCACCAAACGCTGCACCCTCGAG CAAGTCATGAAGGACAAGTGGATAAATACAGGGTATGAGGGGGAGGAGCTAAAGCCCCATATAGAACCTGTTGAGGACTACAGCGACCCAGCTCGTATAG AGGTGATGGTCGGGATGGGCTTCACTCCAGAGGAAATCAAAGACTCTCTGCTCAATCAGAAATACAATGAGGTCACCGCCACCTACTTACTGCTGGGCCGAAAAGGGGAT GAGAGCAGTGATGCTCGCACTGCTAGTAGCCTGTCCCTGGCGAGGGTACGACCCAGCCCCATCACTAACGGGACCAACAAGCACTCCTCAGCCACcggctcctcctcttcctccacctcctcctcgcATAGCAAGACCCAGCGCAGTACCTCCACCTACCACAGGCAGCGACGACACAGCGACTTCT GCGGCCCTTCCATGCCCGTCATGCACCCCAAGAGGAGCCCCACCAGCACGGGCGACCGGGAGCTACGGGAGGGCCGGATGCCTTCGCGTAAAGCCAGCTGCAGTGTGATGGGGAGCCACAGCCTCCCTCCGTCCAGCCCGATGGTTAGCAGTGCCAACAATCCCAACAAGTCGGAGATCCCGGATCGCCGCAAAGACATGACTGCCACCACG AATAACATCCCTGGAAGCACCATGACACGCCGGAATACATACGTGTGCACGGATCGCTCAGGCGCTGACAGACACTCGCTTCTGCAGAATGGCAAAGACAACAG CTCCCTGGGCCACCGCATGCCCGCAGCTTCCCCCTCCACGCTCAGCATGGCTGGAGCCGGAgccgcctcctcctcttcctcttcggATCGATGTCGCCTCACCCGTGGTTCCACAATCCGCAGCACCTTCCATGGTGGACAACTAAGGGATCGCGGCCCACCGGTCTACTCCGCCCCACCCACATCGCCGACCCTGTCCCACCATGAACCCAGCCCGCTGCCCCACGCCCGCACCAGGGCAACCTCCAACCTGTTCACCAAGCTGACCTCGAAACTCACTCGCAG GGTCACAAATGAATCTGAGGGAATCAGGAGATTTGCGGTCACAAG TTGCCATCTACCTGGGTATCAAAAAACGTCCGAGCCCCGGGCCGTCGGACGTGGCTGGAATCTGAGAGGTGGTGGTCGGCGGGACCCTGCGGAGGTGGTAATGGCTCTGCGGGAGGCAGCACTCGGATGTGGCTGCCAGGTCCACCATTCCGGCCCCTTTCTGCTCTCCTGCACCCACGGCGTGGCAGGGGGCCGCGTGGCTTTCGAGGCCGAGGTGTGCCATCTTTCCACAGGCACCTCCGAGACTTCTAACGGGGTGCGCTACACGCGACTGTGGGGGGCACCGCTAGCTTTTCGGGACATTGCCACCCAAATCTCTAAGGACCTTGAACTTTGA
- the mark4a gene encoding MAP/microtubule affinity-regulating kinase 4 isoform X3 gives MSSRSALPSGNDRSTGEHHVSLGASRADKATSQSSRSLGARCRNSIPSCSDEQPHIGNYRLLKTIGKGNFAKVKLARHILTGREVAIKIIDKTQLNPTSLQKLFREVRIMKGLNHPNIVQLFEVIETDKTLYLVMEYASGGEVFDYLVSHGRMKEVEARAKFRQIVSAVHYCHMKNIVHRDLKAENLLLDADANIKIADFGFSNEFTLGNKLDTFCGSPPYAAPELFQGKKYDGPEVDVWSLGVILYTLVSGSLPFDGQNLKELRERVLRGKYRVPFYMSTDCEGILRRFLVLNPTKRCTLEQVMKDKWINTGYEGEELKPHIEPVEDYSDPARIEVMVGMGFTPEEIKDSLLNQKYNEVTATYLLLGRKGDESSDARTASSLSLARVRPSPITNGTNKHSSATGSSSSSTSSSHSKTQRSTSTYHRQRRHSDFFLHNKGGPSMPVMHPKRSPTSTGDRELREGRMPSRKASCSVMGSHSLPPSSPMVSSANNPNKSEIPDRRKDMTATTNNIPGSTMTRRNTYVCTDRSGADRHSLLQNGKDNSSLGHRMPAASPSTLSMAGAGAASSSSSSDRCRLTRGSTIRSTFHGGQLRDRGPPVYSAPPTSPTLSHHEPSPLPHARTRATSNLFTKLTSKLTRRVNLDPSKRQGSNKSVSGCTLPQGSKTVRSQMNLRESGDLRSQVAIYLGIKKRPSPGPSDVAGI, from the exons aTGTCTTCTCGATCTGCATTACCGTCTGGAAACGACAGGAGCACAGGAGAACAT cATGTGTCACTGGGGGCCAGTCGTGCAGACAAGGCCACCAGCCAGTCCAGCCGCTCTTTGGGGGCCCGGTGCAGGAACTCCATCCCCTCCTGCTCTGATGAGCAGCCACACATCGGCAACTACCGTCTGCTCAAGACTATCGGCAAGGGAAACTTTGCCAAGGTCAAGCTGGCCCGCCACATCCTGACGGGCAGGGAG GTTGCAATAAAAATCATTGACAAAACTCAGTTGAACCCAACCAGCCTACAAAAG CTTTTTCGGGAGGTACGAATAATGAAAGGTTTAAATCACCCTAACATAG TGCAGCTGTTCGAGGTGATTGAGACTGATAAAACCCTTTATCTGGTCATGGAGTATGCCAGTGGAG GTGAAGTGTTTGACTACCTCGTGTCACATGGGAGAATGAAGGAGGTTGAAGCCAGAGCCAAATTTCGACAG ATTGTCTCTGCTGTCCACTACTGCCACATGAAGAACATTGTCCACAGAGATTTGAAG GCGGAGAACCTTCTGCTGGATGCCGACGCAAACATCAAGATTGCCGATTTTGGCTTCAGCAATGAGTTCACGCTGGGGAACAAGCTGGACACGTTCTGTGGCTCGCCGCCCTATGCTGCACCCGAGCTTTTCCAGGGAAAGAAGTACGACGGGCCAGAGGTGGATGTCTGGAGTCTGGGAGTCATCCTCTATACTCTGGTCAGCGGTTCGCTGCCCTTTGATGGGCAGAACCTGAAG GAGCTGCGGGAGCGTGTGCTGAGGGGAAAGTACCGCGTGCCCTTCTACATGTCCACCGACTGTGAGGGCATCCTTCGCCGATTCCTGGTGCTCAATCCCACCAAACGCTGCACCCTCGAG CAAGTCATGAAGGACAAGTGGATAAATACAGGGTATGAGGGGGAGGAGCTAAAGCCCCATATAGAACCTGTTGAGGACTACAGCGACCCAGCTCGTATAG AGGTGATGGTCGGGATGGGCTTCACTCCAGAGGAAATCAAAGACTCTCTGCTCAATCAGAAATACAATGAGGTCACCGCCACCTACTTACTGCTGGGCCGAAAAGGGGAT GAGAGCAGTGATGCTCGCACTGCTAGTAGCCTGTCCCTGGCGAGGGTACGACCCAGCCCCATCACTAACGGGACCAACAAGCACTCCTCAGCCACcggctcctcctcttcctccacctcctcctcgcATAGCAAGACCCAGCGCAGTACCTCCACCTACCACAGGCAGCGACGACACAGCGACTTCT TCCTCCACAACAAAGGCGGCCCTTCCATGCCCGTCATGCACCCCAAGAGGAGCCCCACCAGCACGGGCGACCGGGAGCTACGGGAGGGCCGGATGCCTTCGCGTAAAGCCAGCTGCAGTGTGATGGGGAGCCACAGCCTCCCTCCGTCCAGCCCGATGGTTAGCAGTGCCAACAATCCCAACAAGTCGGAGATCCCGGATCGCCGCAAAGACATGACTGCCACCACG AATAACATCCCTGGAAGCACCATGACACGCCGGAATACATACGTGTGCACGGATCGCTCAGGCGCTGACAGACACTCGCTTCTGCAGAATGGCAAAGACAACAG CTCCCTGGGCCACCGCATGCCCGCAGCTTCCCCCTCCACGCTCAGCATGGCTGGAGCCGGAgccgcctcctcctcttcctcttcggATCGATGTCGCCTCACCCGTGGTTCCACAATCCGCAGCACCTTCCATGGTGGACAACTAAGGGATCGCGGCCCACCGGTCTACTCCGCCCCACCCACATCGCCGACCCTGTCCCACCATGAACCCAGCCCGCTGCCCCACGCCCGCACCAGGGCAACCTCCAACCTGTTCACCAAGCTGACCTCGAAACTCACTCGCAG GGTCAACCTTGACCCATCCAAGCGCCAGGGCTCAAACAAATCAGTCTCGGGTTGTACTCTTCCACAAGGATCAAAAACAGTTA GGTCACAAATGAATCTGAGGGAATCAGGAGATTTGCGGTCACAAG TTGCCATCTACCTGGGTATCAAAAAACGTCCGAGCCCCGGGCCGTCGGACGTGGCTGGAATCTGA
- the mark4a gene encoding MAP/microtubule affinity-regulating kinase 4 isoform X1 encodes MSSRSALPSGNDRSTGEHHVSLGASRADKATSQSSRSLGARCRNSIPSCSDEQPHIGNYRLLKTIGKGNFAKVKLARHILTGREVAIKIIDKTQLNPTSLQKLFREVRIMKGLNHPNIVQLFEVIETDKTLYLVMEYASGGEVFDYLVSHGRMKEVEARAKFRQIVSAVHYCHMKNIVHRDLKAENLLLDADANIKIADFGFSNEFTLGNKLDTFCGSPPYAAPELFQGKKYDGPEVDVWSLGVILYTLVSGSLPFDGQNLKELRERVLRGKYRVPFYMSTDCEGILRRFLVLNPTKRCTLEQVMKDKWINTGYEGEELKPHIEPVEDYSDPARIEVMVGMGFTPEEIKDSLLNQKYNEVTATYLLLGRKGDESSDARTASSLSLARVRPSPITNGTNKHSSATGSSSSSTSSSHSKTQRSTSTYHRQRRHSDFFLHNKGGPSMPVMHPKRSPTSTGDRELREGRMPSRKASCSVMGSHSLPPSSPMVSSANNPNKSEIPDRRKDMTATTNNIPGSTMTRRNTYVCTDRSGADRHSLLQNGKDNSSLGHRMPAASPSTLSMAGAGAASSSSSSDRCRLTRGSTIRSTFHGGQLRDRGPPVYSAPPTSPTLSHHEPSPLPHARTRATSNLFTKLTSKLTRRVTNESEGIRRFAVTSCHLPGYQKTSEPRAVGRGWNLRGGGRRDPAEVVMALREAALGCGCQVHHSGPFLLSCTHGVAGGRVAFEAEVCHLSTGTSETSNGVRYTRLWGAPLAFRDIATQISKDLEL; translated from the exons aTGTCTTCTCGATCTGCATTACCGTCTGGAAACGACAGGAGCACAGGAGAACAT cATGTGTCACTGGGGGCCAGTCGTGCAGACAAGGCCACCAGCCAGTCCAGCCGCTCTTTGGGGGCCCGGTGCAGGAACTCCATCCCCTCCTGCTCTGATGAGCAGCCACACATCGGCAACTACCGTCTGCTCAAGACTATCGGCAAGGGAAACTTTGCCAAGGTCAAGCTGGCCCGCCACATCCTGACGGGCAGGGAG GTTGCAATAAAAATCATTGACAAAACTCAGTTGAACCCAACCAGCCTACAAAAG CTTTTTCGGGAGGTACGAATAATGAAAGGTTTAAATCACCCTAACATAG TGCAGCTGTTCGAGGTGATTGAGACTGATAAAACCCTTTATCTGGTCATGGAGTATGCCAGTGGAG GTGAAGTGTTTGACTACCTCGTGTCACATGGGAGAATGAAGGAGGTTGAAGCCAGAGCCAAATTTCGACAG ATTGTCTCTGCTGTCCACTACTGCCACATGAAGAACATTGTCCACAGAGATTTGAAG GCGGAGAACCTTCTGCTGGATGCCGACGCAAACATCAAGATTGCCGATTTTGGCTTCAGCAATGAGTTCACGCTGGGGAACAAGCTGGACACGTTCTGTGGCTCGCCGCCCTATGCTGCACCCGAGCTTTTCCAGGGAAAGAAGTACGACGGGCCAGAGGTGGATGTCTGGAGTCTGGGAGTCATCCTCTATACTCTGGTCAGCGGTTCGCTGCCCTTTGATGGGCAGAACCTGAAG GAGCTGCGGGAGCGTGTGCTGAGGGGAAAGTACCGCGTGCCCTTCTACATGTCCACCGACTGTGAGGGCATCCTTCGCCGATTCCTGGTGCTCAATCCCACCAAACGCTGCACCCTCGAG CAAGTCATGAAGGACAAGTGGATAAATACAGGGTATGAGGGGGAGGAGCTAAAGCCCCATATAGAACCTGTTGAGGACTACAGCGACCCAGCTCGTATAG AGGTGATGGTCGGGATGGGCTTCACTCCAGAGGAAATCAAAGACTCTCTGCTCAATCAGAAATACAATGAGGTCACCGCCACCTACTTACTGCTGGGCCGAAAAGGGGAT GAGAGCAGTGATGCTCGCACTGCTAGTAGCCTGTCCCTGGCGAGGGTACGACCCAGCCCCATCACTAACGGGACCAACAAGCACTCCTCAGCCACcggctcctcctcttcctccacctcctcctcgcATAGCAAGACCCAGCGCAGTACCTCCACCTACCACAGGCAGCGACGACACAGCGACTTCT TCCTCCACAACAAAGGCGGCCCTTCCATGCCCGTCATGCACCCCAAGAGGAGCCCCACCAGCACGGGCGACCGGGAGCTACGGGAGGGCCGGATGCCTTCGCGTAAAGCCAGCTGCAGTGTGATGGGGAGCCACAGCCTCCCTCCGTCCAGCCCGATGGTTAGCAGTGCCAACAATCCCAACAAGTCGGAGATCCCGGATCGCCGCAAAGACATGACTGCCACCACG AATAACATCCCTGGAAGCACCATGACACGCCGGAATACATACGTGTGCACGGATCGCTCAGGCGCTGACAGACACTCGCTTCTGCAGAATGGCAAAGACAACAG CTCCCTGGGCCACCGCATGCCCGCAGCTTCCCCCTCCACGCTCAGCATGGCTGGAGCCGGAgccgcctcctcctcttcctcttcggATCGATGTCGCCTCACCCGTGGTTCCACAATCCGCAGCACCTTCCATGGTGGACAACTAAGGGATCGCGGCCCACCGGTCTACTCCGCCCCACCCACATCGCCGACCCTGTCCCACCATGAACCCAGCCCGCTGCCCCACGCCCGCACCAGGGCAACCTCCAACCTGTTCACCAAGCTGACCTCGAAACTCACTCGCAG GGTCACAAATGAATCTGAGGGAATCAGGAGATTTGCGGTCACAAG TTGCCATCTACCTGGGTATCAAAAAACGTCCGAGCCCCGGGCCGTCGGACGTGGCTGGAATCTGAGAGGTGGTGGTCGGCGGGACCCTGCGGAGGTGGTAATGGCTCTGCGGGAGGCAGCACTCGGATGTGGCTGCCAGGTCCACCATTCCGGCCCCTTTCTGCTCTCCTGCACCCACGGCGTGGCAGGGGGCCGCGTGGCTTTCGAGGCCGAGGTGTGCCATCTTTCCACAGGCACCTCCGAGACTTCTAACGGGGTGCGCTACACGCGACTGTGGGGGGCACCGCTAGCTTTTCGGGACATTGCCACCCAAATCTCTAAGGACCTTGAACTTTGA